The window ccccaacgtgcgccattagtatgccaaaggatagtaatggcgcattacccagcagtgcgccattagtatggcaaagcacatgggtaaatatggccccctgggaggcatactaatggcgcaccgtggcctatactaatggcgtactgcctggtgcgccattagtataccagatactaatggcgcaccagtggtgcgtcattagtaaaaaatactagtgacgtgatactagtggcgcaccagtagtgcgccattagtaggcaaaactggtgcgccattagtaggccttttcctagtagtggcggtctatgtgtggagtaatagtagtagatgtaggcaggagtcggtctactaatcttggacgtgatgcctatataatgatacttgtctggatatcgtcatgattatttgaagttttatcaattgcccaacagtaattcatttacccaccgcttgctatttttctcgggagaagccactagtgaaatctacgggccccgggtctcttctttattatatttgcctttgtgatctatttttattttcagatctattaaaccaaaaatacaaaaatacgttgctgcaatttattcttatttattttatcccgcgttcccgcgagatctatttatccaatctatcatatttttaccccgtctacttgccaatttatggcgccgttactcgaaagggattgacaacccttttaatacgtcgggttgcgagtatttgttatctgtgtgcaggtgccgttcacgtagtgttgcgtggttctcctactggttcgataaccttggtctcatcatggagggaaatacctaccgttgttgtgctgcatcatcccttcctctttgggaaaataccgacgtagttctagcagacgtcaaaaggaatttctggcgccgtttccggggagacatcatcaacacctaccaggttcctaatcataaatctcatctctttgcaatttacattatttggtcatttgcctctcgttttcctctcccccacttcacaaaaatttgccgttttatttgtcctcttttttgttcgccgttttcttgtgggatctgtttttgagtgcaatcttatTTGTTACTTTTGCCGttatggatagttcttcctctattgcgtgcactcccgagaacgaggttctgaactttaaacaaaggggaggagagaatttaaaagatgcttggtataggatttgcaatgctcataatagatctatccgtAAGCAATCTATCGTTGTTCTTCTTCGCtgtttttatgtgggcatcaccacttggtatagatttgttcTTGATACGATTATTGGTGAAAATTTTCTTGATGTGTCCCTCTGTTGATGCTTTTAGTGCTATGAGGAAGTTAGTGGGCTCATCACCTcttatgattaatgaaacaactttgactTTGGAGCATGTTATGAAAAgactagatgctattgaaaagaaaatgcttacCGAAGAACATTTTGAAAGCCTAGATAAAAAGATGCATGGCTGCGGCGTGGCggtgcgcggcatcggcctgcagGGCCACATGCAGAACCCGGTCGGGGAGGTCATCTGCGCCGCCATCGACAGGCTCGCCAAGACGGGCGTGCCCGTCTGGTTCACCGAGCTGGACGTGCCCGAATACGACGCCGACCTCTGCGCCAAGGACCTGGAGGTGGTGCTTCGGGAGGCGTGCGCGCACCCGGCGGTGGAGGGTATCATCTTCTGGGGGTTCATGCAGGGCACCATGTGGCGCAACAACTCCTGGCTTGTCGACGCCGACGGCACTGTCAACGAGGCCGGCCAGATGTTCCTCAATCTCCAAAAGGAGTGGAAGGCGGACGCGCGCGGGAAcgtcgacggcgacggcgactTCAAGTTCAGGGGCTTCTACGGCAGGTACATCGTGGAGGTCATGACGGCGACGGGGAAGCAGATGCTCCAGACCTTCACCATGGAGAAAGGGGACAACACACCTCTCCTCGTGGATTTGGCCCACGCCTGACAGTGAATCCATCTGATAAGAAACTATGTATTTATACCAATCTAATTACATCATGCATTATTTTTGTGTACAACGGTAATCATACGCTCATGTGATTGAAGTGACGACACGTAAGAAATAAGGTTGTataatttttatatttttttaacacagtacaaacggaagcgctcatatacacgcgcataatTTTCACATTCTAAGGTAACTGGTATTGTATTTTGTAAGCGAAGGTATTGTACTCCTAAATCTGATGAAGACGATTAAAGCAAAAGGCCTATTGGTCAGACAAAGAGATACCctagcagcaacagcagcaagaGCTGAGGAGGAAGCAAGAAGCGCGCCTTTGACAACGCAAACGCCAAGGGGCTGGAAAATGTAATGTTCGCCATGGCCATGGCTCCAAAGACCCTCTAGAGTGGCTGGAAGAAGTGACCAAGAACTCCACCTATCTAAGCCGTCAGCACAAGGAGTAGGTAGTAGTTTTTATCATATTTTAAATATTTCAACGCCTGCCCAACGAACCTCTGTATTACCCAACGGGCTTTGTTACACCTACGTACATATTATAGGTAAAGTTACGTAACAGCTGACTTGGTGTGATTAGATTGAAAGAAGAAATAGCTGGGGCCCCACCCCATGAAAATCGGGGGGAGGGTGATTAGATTATTGAAGATTAAGTAAGGTTACGTAACTACCTAACGTAGGTGTAGGATTATTGATTACCCAACCCTTTCTGATAAGCTACAATTCAGGCTTATCATGATTTTCAACATGCTGCTTCTCATTTCCATCATTGAATTTTTTTTCCTGTAACTTAAATCAACAAGTACATGACAATAAGTAAGGGATCCAACAACATGATAACCAGAGATAGCAAGAAACAATACCGTGACACGCGCAAAAGAACGTGCGGACTCGGGAATACCAACTCGAATATCGTTCCTTGTATGTGTTTTTGTTCATGCTAACGGTCTTTGCGGCTTATTTATAGAATGGACATATGTAGTTGTTGTCATCAAACAGTTTACTTATGGGCCATTTTATCGTTCACATAGTTCGCTTGTATTCGTTTGTATTTACCAAGATAGAAGTCCAAGCCCATCTCCTTCTTTCGCCGTCCAAAGCAACCCAACAGTCGGGTCCAAGGAAAGGCCACTACGCACACCTCCCATGGTGCACGACCCTGCCTGGCTTTCAACGCTGTGGTCTGACCGGAGATTCCTACTCAGAACAACCAACACAGCTCGGTGCCATCCGGGCACACCAGACTCCAAATACCAGGCAACACACATATATTTTATGCGACGCTAGCCGTGTCGGCAAAAGTCATCTCCCTTGGATTCATTTGCTTTCCTAGATGTTTAAAGAGGGGCTGCTTTATAAATTAACATCAAAATGCGTTGGATAAACAAGAATGCAAAAGGTAATGAACATCTAAAAGCATCGAACAGGCTAACAAATAGGGATAACTACCCCTGGATCATAGCAACTGTTTGTTCATAGTTGTCGCACTTACACATGACATCCTTCCTAGCCACTGATCTTTATCGCAGATCAATCTGGGCCCGTGTACTTTGCCTCGAGTGCGTGGTGGACTCATGTTGACAAGTGAAGTCGTGAGGGAGTTGGTTGGCCGTCGTTGTTTACGTATGGCTGAGTCCGGATAGACATGGAAAAACATAATATCCACCCAGCTGCAAGGGTCAAAACATGGGCAACGCTAAAAAAGGTGAGAAACATACTTACCCGGCATGTTGTCAATATGGGGCCTGGCCGACTATCTTCTTTGCTAGTTGCTACCACGGTTTCGTTCGGCTTGCATCGTTCCTGGTGGGAGTCCTGGTCATGTGGCCCCGGATAGCCAGCGAGGAGTTCCCCTGAAAGCTAAGTGAACTATTTGAAACACAGATTTTATTATCTGCAAAATAAAACGATTCCATGATTATGTTTTTTAGAAGATAAGTATAAATAGGTAGATTGTGTACTACAGCCATGATGTGTTGGAATAGTTGGTGGCCACAAGCGCATGAATCATCGCAGTAACTCCACTAAAAAAATCATGTTCTTTTTTTTAAAACGGAGACAAAAGTAATAGCCTCATCCATTAACTAAGAAGGAGAGAGTCGCCCAGTTAATTTACGGAAAATCATATCAAAACCATTATAAACTTGCTCATGACAGTTGAAGAAGAACACACCAACAAGCATGCCAACTACTTACGAATCATGAAGACACATGACCACAAAGGCAGGACGACAAATACACCCAACACGATACTACTGCCACcctcttgtactccctccgtcccaaaattcttgtcttagatttgtctaaatacgaatgtatcaagtcacgttttagtattagatacatccataTCTAGACAAATCCAAGACAAGAATTTTGAGAAGGAGGGAGTAGAATATAGGTCAACTGCACCCTATCTAGCAACTAGCCTTGTCCCCGAAACTAATACTGCATGAATACGCGCTGTGATTCTATAATATTCACCAACCATTTCTTGTTGCTTGGCACAAGAAACACTTACAAACAGAAGTATTCCCTCATGCGCCAGGGAAAATTAGATGCTAGATTTTTCTATTTAGGGAGTGGCCATAATGGCTAGCTTTATTAACTTGAACAACGATTACATCATTTGCCAGGACAGAAAGGATCCAGTCTGGAGGGTCATCAACCCATTTAAAAGAAATTTATTCAAATAACTAACTCTGGCTGCTAGTTATTATCATGAGCAATTTTAACATGGTCCCTCTTAGCTCCTCTTTTCACATGATATAGTTAGTATCGCGTTATTCGAAAGTGGTGGAACACATTACATAACATGGACACCACTGTGGCGATACAATGAACATGCCTACACGGATCACCTCGAGAAGCAAGCAAAAAACCACCTATATAGTCCTTTTCCTAAACACAACCAAAAAAGGTTTATCGCTTACAGTCAGCCATGTCTTATCCTTATAAACATGCAAACCTAGGTCTCTGCATGGCCCCTTGTCAACACATGAAACTATCTTATATCCCGAGAGATCTATGCCATGCCTCTCAACCCGGAACACCCCAAACGATCTTAGGCCCTCTTCACTGCCGGCGGCCACGTGTTTAGGCTCTCCTGATGACGACTCCGGCACCTGTCCAGTAAGGTGCCAATCTAGCACATCAGAGCAAAAGCTTCTCAAGTCGTGGAACTTGATCCATATGTCACTCGACAGGCGGATCGGCTCAGTGGCAGAAGCATGTTCTGGCAACGGAGTGAATCGCAGGGGTGTGCCGAGGAGAGTCTCGCTGCGCTCCTCGACCACAAAATGTAGGCACCGTAGACCGGTTGGGACAGCTTTGAGGCCACCACCGCTCGCAGGTTTGGCTGGGAGGATGTAGTAATTTGACTTGCTATTTAGCACGTTGCCTTCTATGTCATAGACCAGTTGGGTGGCGTTGTTGGCAGAGCAAGGCAGGGTGGTGATGGCGAGGAGATGGAGGAGGAAGAACATATTCAAGGAGAAACTCTTTGGTAAGTTGCAAGTGCTAGTTTCCCTAGTTTGAGGCATCTCCATCTTGAGCTGTCATTGCAAATAACATGAGGTAAGAACGATAGCACTAGCACCGCAGGCAAGAAAAAAATGAGTAGGACACCGACATAGAAGAATGAACAACAATAAACAGTTAGGACAGAGCGGTATGCCATCTAGTTCTTCAAATGAGCATCTTCAAAGCACCAAGTTTAATCTGCATAAGATCAGTATATGTTCTTCATACTGTATGCAGAATAGAGCACATTGACTCGTGCCAGAAGCATTTCCTGTTGCAATACAATGAACTTGCGCACAGATCAACACcagaaacaagcaaataaaaaacACCTACAACCTCTCTTTCCTAAAGACAACGATAAAAGGCTTATTGCTCAAGGTCAGCCACGTCTTGTCCTTAGTAGCGTGCAAACCTACATCTTTGCATGGCCCCTTGTCAACACATGAAACTATCTTATATCCCAAGAGACCTGTGCCATGCTTCTCAACCCGGAACACCGCAAACGATCTTAGGCCCTCTTCACTGCCGGCGGCCACGTGTTTAGGCTCACCTGATGACGACTCCGGCACTTGTCCGGTAAGGTGCCAATCTAGCCTTTTAGAGCAAAAACTATCGAAATCATGGAACTCGATACAGATGTCGCTCGACAGGCGAATCGGCTCGCTGGCTGAAGCGTGTTCTGGTAGTGGCGTGAACCACAGGGCGGTGCCGAGGACAGCCTCGCTGCGCTCCTGGAACACGAAGTGCAGACACCGCAGGCCAGTAGGCAAAGCTCTAAGGCCCCGGCCGCTCGCACGTTTAGCAGGGAGGATGTAGTAATTTTGCTTGCTACTTAGCACGTTGCCCTCCGTGTCATAGACTAGTTGGGTGGCGTTGCTGGCAGAGCAAGGGAGGGTGGTGATGGCGAGGAGCTGGCGGAGGAGGAGTAAGAGCATATTCAAGGAGGAACTCTTTGGTAAACTGCAAGCGCTAGTTTCCCTAGTTTGAGCCTTCTGCATCTTGAACTGTCATCCCAAATAACATGATGTAAGAACGATAAGCACCACAAGCAAGAAATAATGAGAATGATACTGGCATAGAATGAACAAAAATTAACAGTTAGGACAGAGCAGTATGCCATCCAGTTCTTCAAATGAGCATCTTATATGTACTAAGTTCAATCTGCATAAGATCTGTATGCTCTTCATAGTGTACGCAAAATACAGTGATTACATAATTGAATCTAGCAAAAGGTAGTTTCTCTCGAACAAAAACAACCCACCCACTCAATCAATTCTAGCATCAAAGATATGATTTTCCTATCCACTTCTTCAGCTATTAAGAAATTATACTGCAGTTCAACCAGTCTTCCCCGAGCTTGTACCTAGCCTAGCCTGTGGAGTACTAGAAGGAAGGTTGTTGGTCATGACCGTTTGACTATAGCGGGGAGCAATAATTCTTTCTGGGTAACATAGAAAAATTACTATAGATCTACAATTTTATTATCTTACCCTACTAGAAAAGTGTCTTAGACACACTCCTTTGGGGTTAAAATGGTGATTTAATTA is drawn from Aegilops tauschii subsp. strangulata cultivar AL8/78 chromosome 1, Aet v6.0, whole genome shotgun sequence and contains these coding sequences:
- the LOC141037135 gene encoding endo-1,4-beta-xylanase 1-like — its product is MTHDNFFLQRWLGTGRDATTVVLHGGVIHWLGRHGGEIFTYDVCMEKPGTIGLPSPITSYKAGRRFHLGSYSTRDGHTLLKLVVNVGCTISVWHQLSAGGWTLETVIDVEKKLRSLDPRVLPHCAMRKLVGSSPLMINETTLTLEHVMKRLDAIEKKMLTEEHFESLDKKMHGCGVAVRGIGLQGHMQNPVGEVICAAIDRLAKTGVPVWFTELDVPEYDADLCAKDLEVVLREACAHPAVEGIIFWGFMQGTMWRNNSWLVDADGTVNEAGQMFLNLQKEWKADARGNVDGDGDFKFRGFYGRYIVEVMTATGKQMLQTFTMEKGDNTPLLVDLAHA
- the LOC109743074 gene encoding uncharacterized protein — protein: MKRSPIVSQARQGASASSSEANPNPAVAKVVLSLDPLSSAEPSLQFKMQKAQTRETSACSLPKSSSLNMLLLLLRQLLAITTLPCSASNATQLVYDTEGNVLSSKQNYYILPAKRASGRGLRALPTGLRCLHFVFQERSEAVLGTALWFTPLPEHASASEPIRLSSDICIEFHDFDSFCSKRLDWHLTGQVPESSSGEPKHVAAGSEEGLRSFAVFRVEKHGTGLLGYKIVSCVDKGPCKDLKMEMPQTRETSTCNLPKSFSLNMFFLLHLLAITTLPCSANNATQLVYDIEGNVLNSKSNYYILPAKPASGGGLKAVPTGLRCLHFVVEERSETLLGTPLRFTPLPEHASATEPIRLSSDIWIKFHDLRSFCSDVLDWHLTGQVPESSSGEPKHVAAGSEEGLRSFGVFRVERHGIDLSGYKIVSCVDKGPCRDLGLHVYKDKTWLTEKDYIGGFLLASRGDPCRHVHCIATVVSMLCNVFHHFRITRY